A stretch of Xanthocytophaga agilis DNA encodes these proteins:
- a CDS encoding tetratricopeptide repeat protein has product MRVFGFILIVFFLGIESKAVSVSSDSLSKELLALDPKEYSDFFFSVDVQLKGVPLDNALTFVAELKKNTENLSDVRVPYYFGRTVSRLFKAKKKYHSADSVLQQTLLYAHEQQLKYEEPETLKDLGELYSDIYKYSESIDYLKQAYQLYYKWGYIRLAALMQSKLGLISYHAKEGNSVPYFLQAIHLGKDSLTKRELINDYNSIGMVYEEGKQYQRSIDYYKKALELASAYKDSVWIGLAMGNIGQVLVLTGKYDEAMEYLVYDLNSSIRYNELASAASTARSIAEIYLHKNQRPMGLYYLKKGLELALKGHGTTSKKKIYLLLSEFYEQEKAFQKAHYYLKLFTQINDSLAQHTKEIESIKIQSAFDLQKHRSAITTLQILTQKREQLYIGLGIVIILVAATTILGLRIMQKIRFNKLLLHQKRELQERNTMLQQQQEEIEAQNEELLQSREEIEAQRDILTIQNQDLYQAHDIIALQNEEIRTQNQTLEEEVRKRTHKLLEYNHHLEELAFMTAHNLRTPVARILGLGEVLRFSEPEEERMYIEKLIGTTKELDQVLKDMNTVLEKKKGHDAFKEFGNIQQNE; this is encoded by the coding sequence ATGAGGGTATTTGGTTTTATTTTGATTGTATTCTTTTTGGGGATTGAAAGTAAGGCTGTATCTGTTTCTTCTGATAGTTTGTCAAAAGAACTTTTAGCCCTGGACCCTAAAGAGTATAGTGATTTTTTCTTTTCAGTAGATGTTCAGCTAAAGGGGGTCCCTCTGGACAACGCTTTAACTTTTGTAGCTGAGTTAAAGAAAAATACAGAGAATCTGAGTGATGTTCGGGTTCCTTATTATTTTGGACGTACCGTAAGCAGATTGTTTAAGGCAAAAAAGAAATATCATAGTGCAGATAGTGTATTACAACAAACACTTTTGTATGCTCATGAGCAACAGCTTAAATACGAAGAGCCGGAAACCTTAAAAGATCTTGGCGAATTGTATAGTGACATTTATAAATATTCTGAGTCTATAGACTACTTGAAACAAGCTTATCAGCTTTATTATAAATGGGGGTACATCAGGCTGGCCGCATTAATGCAATCAAAGCTGGGATTGATCAGCTATCATGCCAAAGAAGGAAATAGTGTTCCTTATTTTTTACAGGCAATACATTTGGGTAAAGACTCTCTGACAAAAAGGGAGCTGATTAATGACTACAATTCAATAGGCATGGTCTATGAGGAGGGCAAACAATATCAAAGGTCTATTGACTATTATAAAAAGGCACTGGAATTGGCAAGTGCCTATAAAGATTCTGTCTGGATCGGATTAGCTATGGGAAATATTGGTCAGGTGCTGGTCCTGACTGGAAAGTATGATGAAGCGATGGAGTATCTGGTATATGATTTGAACAGCAGCATCCGGTACAATGAACTTGCTTCTGCAGCTTCCACTGCTCGCTCTATTGCAGAAATATATCTGCATAAAAACCAAAGACCTATGGGCCTGTATTATCTCAAGAAAGGGTTGGAGCTAGCACTAAAGGGGCATGGAACAACTTCAAAGAAGAAAATATACTTATTATTATCAGAGTTTTATGAACAGGAAAAAGCTTTTCAGAAAGCACACTACTATTTGAAACTTTTCACTCAGATAAATGATTCGTTAGCTCAGCATACCAAAGAAATAGAATCTATAAAGATCCAGTCGGCATTTGATCTGCAGAAACATCGGAGTGCAATTACTACACTACAAATTCTGACTCAGAAAAGAGAGCAATTATATATTGGTTTGGGAATTGTCATAATTCTGGTGGCAGCTACTACAATTCTTGGATTACGTATTATGCAGAAGATCCGATTCAATAAGTTGCTTCTACATCAGAAAAGAGAACTTCAGGAGCGAAATACTATGTTGCAGCAACAACAGGAAGAAATAGAAGCTCAGAATGAAGAACTGTTGCAGAGCAGGGAAGAGATAGAGGCTCAACGGGATATATTAACTATCCAAAATCAGGACTTATACCAGGCACACGATATCATTGCTCTTCAGAATGAAGAAATCCGTACACAAAACCAGACACTGGAAGAAGAGGTCAGAAAGCGAACACACAAATTGCTTGAATATAACCATCATCTGGAAGAACTGGCATTTATGACGGCGCATAACCTTCGGACACCTGTAGCACGTATTCTCGGATTAGGGGAGGTCTTACGATTTTCTGAGCCGGAAGAAGAACGAATGTATATAGAGAAACTGATTGGAACAACTAAAGAACTGGATCAGGTATTAAAAGATATGAATACTGTGCTGGAAAAGAAGAAAGGACATGATGCATTCAAAGAATTTGGAAACATTCAGCAAAATGAATGA
- a CDS encoding GyrI-like domain-containing protein — MEKTDLTKEDKVYYSAGLLPQLVKIPQKNFLAIEGKGDPSSTHYAEHLQALYSVAYSIKFHTKKQLRDFVVPKLESLLWFDTKKYSGLDAVQTPLMVPRTEWQWKLLIQLPGFVTKNDIDVVKEAVWQKKQTSLVKQVVGFQYEEGTAIQILHVGPFSEEPRSLEKIMAFAVEHNLQKAGEHHEIYLSDFRKTLPEKLKTILREPVKAT, encoded by the coding sequence ATGGAAAAGACGGACCTTACCAAAGAAGACAAAGTGTATTACTCAGCAGGGCTACTGCCTCAGCTTGTCAAAATCCCTCAGAAAAACTTCTTAGCCATTGAAGGGAAAGGAGATCCTTCCTCAACGCATTATGCAGAACACTTGCAGGCTTTGTACAGTGTGGCATATAGTATAAAATTTCATACAAAAAAGCAGCTGAGAGATTTTGTTGTACCCAAGCTGGAAAGTTTGTTATGGTTTGATACAAAGAAATATTCAGGCCTGGATGCTGTTCAGACTCCTTTGATGGTTCCTCGTACAGAATGGCAATGGAAGTTGTTGATTCAACTACCAGGCTTCGTTACAAAGAATGACATAGATGTTGTGAAGGAGGCTGTCTGGCAAAAGAAACAAACAAGTCTTGTTAAACAGGTTGTAGGATTTCAGTATGAAGAAGGTACTGCAATCCAGATACTACATGTGGGCCCTTTCTCAGAAGAGCCCAGAAGTCTGGAAAAAATAATGGCTTTTGCTGTAGAGCATAACCTGCAGAAAGCAGGAGAACATCATGAAATCTATTTATCAGATTTTAGGAAAACGTTACCTGAGAAACTAAAAACAATACTGAGAGAACCTGTCAAGGCTACATAA
- a CDS encoding pyridoxamine 5'-phosphate oxidase family protein, producing MGKQFTEIDASTREFIETQKIFFVGTAAPDGRVNVSPKGMDTLRVLGSNRVVWLNLTGSGNETAAHLQESNRMTLMFCAFEGKPNILRLYGTASVIYAKDDAWADLIALFPPIAGARQIIDVSVDLVQSSCGMAVPFMDFQSEREELKHWAEKQGSEKIEEYWSRKNRYSLDGKPTGM from the coding sequence ATGGGAAAGCAATTTACTGAAATTGATGCATCGACAAGAGAATTTATTGAGACACAGAAAATATTCTTTGTAGGTACGGCTGCCCCTGATGGTAGAGTCAATGTATCTCCCAAAGGAATGGATACATTACGGGTACTGGGAAGTAATCGGGTTGTGTGGCTGAACCTGACAGGAAGTGGTAATGAAACGGCTGCTCATCTGCAGGAAAGTAATCGTATGACTCTTATGTTTTGTGCTTTTGAAGGAAAACCCAATATTCTGCGATTATATGGAACGGCTTCTGTTATCTATGCGAAAGATGATGCATGGGCCGACTTAATTGCATTGTTTCCACCTATTGCAGGTGCCCGTCAGATTATCGATGTATCAGTCGACCTTGTGCAGTCTTCCTGTGGAATGGCTGTTCCTTTCATGGATTTTCAGTCTGAGAGAGAAGAATTAAAGCATTGGGCAGAGAAACAAGGCTCTGAAAAGATAGAAGAATATTGGAGCCGGAAAAACAGGTACAGCTTAGATGGAAAGCCGACTGGCATGTAG
- a CDS encoding winged helix-turn-helix domain-containing protein, producing the protein MQKFKLNGRIWIEGEKRFMGIGRMELLEHIQRTGSISQAAKAMQMSYKRAWELVNSMNSQASKPLVITQTGGEKGGGAVVSEEGEKYLAFYKELHKRFAEFMRSESEHIPF; encoded by the coding sequence ATGCAAAAATTCAAACTAAATGGCCGAATCTGGATTGAAGGAGAGAAACGTTTTATGGGTATTGGACGCATGGAACTTCTGGAACATATTCAGCGAACAGGCTCTATCTCACAGGCGGCAAAGGCGATGCAAATGTCATATAAACGTGCATGGGAGCTGGTAAACTCTATGAATAGTCAGGCCAGCAAGCCACTGGTAATTACACAGACTGGTGGAGAGAAAGGAGGTGGAGCTGTAGTTTCAGAGGAGGGTGAGAAGTATCTGGCTTTTTACAAAGAGCTTCACAAACGTTTCGCAGAATTTATGCGTAGCGAATCTGAACACATACCATTCTGA
- a CDS encoding NAD-dependent epimerase/dehydratase family protein, producing the protein MMNQKIKAIVTGATGMVGEGVLHECLQHPDVESVLVIARKPSGVTHPKLKEIIHSNFLDINPIENQLTGYNACFFCLGVSSVGMKEPEYYKLTYTLTLHVAQILSKANPDMTFCYISGSGTDSTEKGRSMWARVKGKTENDLTKLPFKAVYNFRPGYMQPTKGLKYTLPYYKYVDWLYPFWKFAFPNFVTTLSELGLAMIHVVSHGYHKSVIEVKDILILAKPV; encoded by the coding sequence ATGATGAATCAAAAAATCAAAGCCATTGTCACAGGTGCCACCGGAATGGTGGGAGAAGGTGTACTCCATGAATGCTTGCAACATCCGGATGTTGAATCTGTTCTGGTTATTGCACGCAAGCCTTCTGGTGTAACACATCCCAAGCTGAAAGAAATTATCCATTCCAACTTTCTGGATATTAACCCCATAGAAAATCAGCTTACCGGATATAATGCCTGTTTCTTCTGTCTGGGAGTATCTTCTGTGGGAATGAAAGAACCTGAGTACTACAAGCTAACCTACACCTTAACCCTACATGTAGCTCAGATACTCAGTAAAGCCAATCCGGACATGACATTCTGTTATATTTCTGGCAGTGGAACAGACAGCACAGAAAAAGGCAGATCAATGTGGGCTAGAGTGAAAGGCAAAACAGAAAACGATCTGACGAAACTTCCCTTTAAGGCGGTATATAATTTTCGCCCTGGTTACATGCAACCAACCAAAGGGTTGAAGTATACTCTTCCCTATTATAAATACGTAGACTGGTTATATCCTTTCTGGAAATTTGCATTTCCTAATTTTGTTACTACACTCAGTGAACTGGGTCTGGCTATGATCCATGTAGTATCCCATGGATATCACAAGTCTGTTATCGAAGTGAAAGATATTCTAATTCTGGCAAAACCTGTCTGA
- a CDS encoding VOC family protein: MQQHLALVTLLVEEYDEAIAFYTEKLHFSLLEDTPLSETKRWIVVAPPNSTGCSLLLAKAATEQQARYIGNQTGGRVFLFLYTDNFWRDYHQMKSNQIQFVREPKEEPYGTVAVFEDLYGNLWDLLEPATK, from the coding sequence ATGCAGCAACACCTTGCTCTTGTGACATTGCTGGTAGAGGAGTATGATGAGGCGATTGCCTTTTACACAGAGAAACTGCATTTCTCGCTACTTGAAGATACTCCACTCAGCGAAACCAAACGATGGATAGTGGTAGCACCTCCTAATTCTACAGGTTGTAGTCTGCTACTTGCTAAAGCGGCAACAGAGCAACAAGCACGCTATATTGGTAACCAGACAGGAGGGCGGGTATTTTTGTTTTTATATACAGATAACTTCTGGCGGGATTATCATCAGATGAAGTCCAATCAAATCCAGTTTGTGAGAGAACCGAAAGAAGAACCGTATGGAACTGTAGCCGTATTTGAAGATTTGTATGGGAATCTCTGGGACTTGCTTGAGCCAGCTACAAAATAA
- a CDS encoding AAA family ATPase encodes MNVLQKELAEFAIVRKYQSRFDWMKNTPQDSVHHQEGNVYMHTEMVLNALLGLPEFQELSEYEQRILTYTAIFHDICKPDTMQTWPGEAGRISHPRHALRGATLTRQILDKENESLDFISKVYSLVRFHGYPFWVLNRENPLKDAIRLSLLTNTKWLYIFAKADLLGRICNTHDEMLYNLELFREFCIEHNIYGETKQFASEYDRFHYFNVDGAYPDTQLYPDYALNIYLMCGLPAAGKDTYLRKHLTDLPQVHLDGIREEFDIDPTDNQGQVIQISRERSKEFCRKRQSFVWNATNINVQIRSTLIGMWLPYKPKIHIIHLHKNIGQILSDNAKREDEARVPDSKILNMFERFEFPDITECHELKVISC; translated from the coding sequence ATGAATGTTTTGCAGAAAGAACTGGCAGAGTTTGCTATTGTCAGAAAGTACCAGAGTCGGTTTGACTGGATGAAGAATACTCCTCAGGATTCTGTGCATCACCAGGAAGGGAATGTATATATGCATACGGAGATGGTACTGAATGCTCTGCTGGGTTTACCTGAATTTCAGGAGTTGTCAGAGTATGAACAACGTATACTTACCTATACAGCGATCTTTCATGACATCTGCAAACCAGACACTATGCAAACCTGGCCAGGAGAAGCTGGTCGTATTTCTCATCCGCGCCATGCACTGAGGGGTGCAACTCTGACGCGTCAGATTCTGGATAAAGAAAACGAGTCGCTGGATTTTATTTCTAAAGTATATTCATTGGTGCGTTTTCATGGCTATCCATTTTGGGTGTTAAATCGTGAAAATCCACTGAAAGATGCTATCCGACTGAGTCTGTTAACGAATACAAAATGGTTATATATTTTTGCCAAAGCTGATTTACTGGGACGGATTTGTAATACACATGATGAGATGTTGTATAATCTGGAGCTTTTCAGAGAGTTTTGTATAGAGCACAATATCTATGGCGAAACCAAACAGTTTGCATCAGAGTATGATCGGTTTCATTACTTTAATGTAGATGGTGCTTATCCTGATACACAACTGTATCCTGACTATGCATTGAACATCTATCTGATGTGTGGATTGCCAGCAGCTGGTAAGGATACTTATCTGAGAAAACATCTGACAGATTTGCCTCAGGTACATCTGGACGGCATTCGGGAAGAATTTGATATTGATCCAACCGATAATCAGGGACAGGTAATTCAAATCAGCAGAGAACGAAGCAAGGAGTTTTGTCGTAAACGGCAGTCTTTTGTCTGGAATGCTACGAATATCAATGTACAGATCAGATCAACTTTGATTGGGATGTGGTTGCCTTATAAGCCAAAGATTCATATTATCCATTTGCATAAAAACATCGGTCAGATTTTATCTGATAATGCAAAACGAGAAGATGAGGCACGGGTACCTGACAGTAAAATTCTGAATATGTTTGAACGATTCGAATTTCCGGATATTACTGAGTGTCATGAATTAAAAGTTATCTCATGTTGA
- a CDS encoding poly(A) polymerase produces MKTKKKDDPKEKFITSHEIIHRILWDPRLNPQVFVIGFLDRMSVSGLREKPLLEWDENGEIPWHRIRYVRCGEVVVWDREQRIDLFTGDQLPEAVWNSEPETVNAPVVIFKPVPVYGYRNGKWQVVSEKSEAGNSKKLRISTYNVLTNRFDGEDTTIHKRIPAVIEQLQRCEAEIICLQEVTLELLSKLLEQSWVQKMYVSAIGETFVVEQGLLLLSVFPFSLASHSFSSHKGCLVGSLQLGENSMHIAVVHLTSNRAVDAEKIRTQQISVVRDYLYTLSGATVIAGDFNAREEIVEPLLQKEWKDCWHQLYPDQPGYTFDPAVNPLAASNTLSGYPGRLDRILIRSVTRQWIAEQVELFGNKPVEGTEGQLYPSDHFGICATLAFQKESVQLDNDTLTTLQPTYQSAIVAIPPESLWGPIQAIRKQYDSKVARWMPHITLMYGFIPDEYFGSSTALLAEKLARLRPFEVTLTGYETFTHRNNITAWLKPETETAGQWQELQSALQELFPQCTEQTSRATGFTPHLSVGQFANEQQAQKVLPEWEPVSFLVSQVALISRKGNNPFSVRYRIYLESGQIEQVSDSSLAGFIEQSLPLPASHQKEQQQVVLSIIEQACSDVIGQHTPLYTLGSARLGVQTITSDKDVVCLIPEGISQADFLQNVQIQLEGIYQKARFATDVQIPALRLSIEGQQIDLLCANYRLFPVIPAQITEDRMYDFDSVSWQAVSGCLEADRILEEAQKYVSLEEFRLLVRAVKLWAKKRKIQGNGWGYLGSFSWTVLALWSCKTYQPKKGRRDAETLLMHFFQVVSQHDWRIPIGITEESKNFRIRGKRDQMPIVTVVKPVFNSARNVTTSTFHILKTELSHAYKRIQSNWTDVFAEQAISEDNILILKLACQTEEELELCCGWIEGHIVGLIISLEEVGLFIRPYPGFVKTQITAQTFLGIQFSGQTNKDGFAQKTAEFIHQFESWEFCPERSLMIVESK; encoded by the coding sequence ATGAAAACAAAGAAAAAAGACGATCCCAAAGAAAAGTTTATTACCAGTCACGAGATTATACATCGTATTCTATGGGACCCTCGTCTGAATCCACAGGTGTTTGTGATCGGTTTTCTGGATCGCATGTCTGTCAGTGGATTGAGAGAGAAACCATTGCTGGAATGGGATGAAAACGGAGAAATTCCCTGGCATCGTATCCGGTATGTCCGGTGTGGTGAGGTAGTGGTATGGGATCGGGAGCAACGTATCGATTTGTTTACAGGTGATCAGTTGCCTGAGGCTGTTTGGAATAGTGAACCTGAAACAGTAAATGCTCCCGTAGTTATTTTTAAACCTGTTCCTGTATATGGATATAGAAATGGAAAGTGGCAGGTAGTATCAGAGAAATCAGAAGCTGGTAATTCAAAAAAGTTGCGGATTTCTACGTATAACGTATTGACCAATCGGTTTGATGGTGAAGATACAACTATACACAAACGTATACCTGCTGTTATAGAACAATTACAGAGATGTGAAGCGGAGATTATTTGTCTTCAGGAAGTTACTCTGGAGTTGTTGAGTAAGCTATTGGAACAATCCTGGGTGCAGAAGATGTATGTATCAGCTATTGGGGAAACATTTGTTGTAGAACAAGGATTGCTATTGTTATCTGTGTTTCCTTTTTCGCTCGCATCACATTCCTTTTCATCTCATAAAGGATGTTTGGTAGGATCATTGCAGTTGGGAGAGAACAGCATGCACATAGCAGTAGTGCATTTGACCAGTAATCGGGCAGTGGATGCGGAGAAGATCCGTACACAACAGATTTCAGTGGTCCGTGATTATTTATATACATTGTCAGGAGCAACTGTAATAGCAGGTGACTTTAATGCCAGAGAAGAAATAGTGGAACCTCTCTTGCAAAAAGAATGGAAAGATTGCTGGCATCAGCTTTATCCTGATCAGCCAGGATATACATTTGATCCTGCTGTAAATCCATTGGCAGCCAGTAATACGCTTTCGGGTTATCCAGGTCGGTTAGATCGTATTCTGATTCGTTCAGTTACCCGACAATGGATTGCAGAACAGGTAGAATTATTTGGTAACAAGCCTGTTGAAGGGACGGAAGGACAATTATACCCTTCGGATCATTTTGGGATATGTGCTACACTGGCTTTCCAGAAAGAATCTGTGCAACTGGATAACGATACTTTGACTACACTACAGCCTACCTATCAGAGTGCTATAGTGGCCATACCTCCGGAAAGTTTGTGGGGACCTATTCAGGCTATTCGCAAGCAATATGATAGCAAAGTAGCACGATGGATGCCACATATTACGCTAATGTATGGGTTTATTCCAGATGAATATTTTGGCTCGTCCACTGCTTTACTAGCCGAAAAGCTAGCCAGACTCAGACCATTTGAAGTAACGCTAACAGGGTATGAAACGTTTACTCACCGGAATAATATCACTGCGTGGTTAAAACCTGAAACGGAAACAGCAGGACAATGGCAGGAATTACAAAGTGCATTACAGGAATTGTTTCCTCAATGTACTGAACAGACAAGTCGTGCAACAGGTTTTACACCACATCTGAGTGTGGGGCAGTTTGCCAATGAACAACAGGCACAAAAAGTATTACCCGAATGGGAGCCTGTATCTTTTCTGGTTTCTCAGGTTGCTTTGATTAGTCGGAAGGGAAACAATCCGTTTTCTGTACGTTATCGTATTTATTTGGAAAGTGGACAGATTGAACAGGTTTCAGACTCAAGCTTGGCGGGTTTTATTGAACAGTCATTACCATTGCCTGCAAGTCACCAGAAAGAACAGCAACAAGTAGTTTTGTCTATAATAGAACAGGCTTGCAGTGATGTTATTGGCCAGCATACACCGCTGTATACATTAGGTTCAGCACGGTTGGGTGTTCAGACTATAACAAGTGATAAGGATGTGGTTTGTCTGATTCCGGAAGGTATTTCACAGGCGGATTTTCTGCAAAACGTACAAATTCAGCTGGAGGGTATTTACCAAAAGGCCCGTTTTGCTACTGATGTACAGATACCTGCACTCAGATTGAGTATAGAAGGACAACAGATTGATCTGCTTTGTGCCAACTACAGGCTTTTTCCTGTGATTCCGGCACAAATTACAGAAGATCGGATGTATGACTTTGATTCTGTAAGCTGGCAGGCTGTGAGTGGATGTCTGGAAGCTGATCGGATACTGGAAGAAGCACAGAAGTATGTTTCGCTGGAAGAATTTCGATTATTGGTTCGGGCTGTTAAGCTTTGGGCTAAGAAACGAAAGATACAGGGAAATGGATGGGGATACTTGGGGAGTTTTTCCTGGACAGTACTAGCGCTCTGGAGTTGTAAAACCTATCAGCCAAAGAAGGGCAGGCGAGATGCAGAAACTTTGTTGATGCATTTCTTTCAGGTGGTGAGTCAGCATGACTGGCGGATTCCAATAGGTATTACTGAGGAGAGCAAAAACTTTCGGATTCGGGGAAAACGTGATCAGATGCCCATTGTCACAGTGGTTAAACCGGTGTTTAACAGTGCTAGAAATGTTACAACATCCACTTTCCATATTCTAAAGACAGAGCTGAGCCATGCATATAAACGGATTCAATCAAACTGGACAGATGTATTTGCAGAGCAGGCTATATCTGAAGATAATATACTGATACTGAAACTGGCTTGCCAGACTGAGGAAGAACTGGAATTGTGTTGTGGATGGATCGAGGGACATATAGTGGGACTCATTATTTCACTGGAGGAGGTAGGACTATTTATTCGGCCTTATCCCGGATTTGTAAAGACACAAATAACAGCTCAGACTTTTCTGGGCATCCAATTCTCTGGACAGACAAATAAGGATGGTTTTGCACAGAAAACAGCCGAGTTTATTCATCAGTTTGAAAGCTGGGAGTTTTGTCCGGAGAGAAGCCTGATGATAGTAGAAAGCAAATAA
- a CDS encoding RNA ligase family protein, which translates to MFTSYEKIEEGLLNRGLTQEHYRQIQKAEWVVTEKLHGANFCVVLTAQEIQYAKRKEILLPEDDFFGYQDLVATLEGKFLEIQDLLQKKGLLKAEETALLYGELCGGGYPHPDIEPNPLVDLVQSGIYYSPNIEFCIFDIAIQNETSDVAKKYLDYDTMASLCNQVGLIYAEALLIGSYEEALHFNIHFESTLPAKLNLPRLPFPNLAEGVVIKPRVSFVLTTPKEIFRPVLKMKIREFSEVQFHQSEKWNAFEPKGKTTRLIRDILRLVNANRVSNAVSKIGRVKASDSHKIAQLSQYFREDIQYEIETNFRKSLNKLTQMEKEMIERHIHAAMEETIKEFLREKG; encoded by the coding sequence GTGTTTACATCATACGAAAAAATAGAAGAAGGTTTACTGAATCGAGGGCTGACTCAGGAACACTACAGACAGATACAAAAGGCAGAATGGGTAGTTACAGAGAAATTGCATGGCGCAAATTTCTGTGTAGTACTCACTGCACAGGAAATACAGTATGCAAAACGAAAGGAAATCCTTTTGCCTGAGGATGATTTCTTCGGATATCAAGATCTTGTAGCGACTTTGGAAGGAAAGTTTCTGGAGATACAGGATCTTTTGCAGAAGAAAGGACTACTCAAAGCAGAAGAAACTGCCTTGTTGTATGGCGAACTTTGTGGAGGTGGGTATCCACATCCGGATATTGAGCCTAATCCTTTGGTAGATCTGGTACAATCCGGTATATACTATTCACCCAATATTGAGTTTTGCATCTTTGATATTGCTATACAGAATGAGACTTCTGATGTGGCTAAAAAATACTTGGATTATGATACTATGGCTTCCTTGTGTAATCAGGTAGGTTTGATATATGCAGAGGCACTTTTGATTGGGAGTTATGAAGAAGCTTTGCATTTTAATATCCATTTTGAAAGCACACTTCCTGCAAAGCTGAATCTCCCCCGATTGCCTTTTCCTAATCTGGCAGAAGGAGTGGTGATTAAGCCACGGGTTTCATTCGTATTGACTACTCCTAAGGAAATATTCCGTCCTGTATTGAAAATGAAGATTCGGGAGTTTTCAGAAGTGCAGTTTCATCAGTCTGAAAAATGGAATGCTTTTGAGCCTAAAGGTAAAACTACCCGCCTGATAAGGGATATTTTACGATTGGTTAATGCTAATCGTGTGTCGAATGCTGTTTCAAAAATTGGCCGGGTTAAGGCTTCTGATAGCCACAAAATAGCACAATTGAGCCAGTATTTTCGGGAAGATATACAGTACGAAATTGAGACAAACTTTCGTAAGTCACTGAATAAGCTTACTCAAATGGAAAAAGAAATGATCGAAAGGCATATTCATGCAGCCATGGAAGAAACCATAAAAGAGTTTTTGAGAGAGAAAGGATAA
- a CDS encoding RNA ligase family protein, producing the protein MITIKKYPRTRHIEGSRLQKGDEDLKSVPFEEIKGKFLVIEEKMDGANAGISFSERGELLLQSRGHYLTGGYRERHFDLLKTWANTYAPQMWDVIGDEYIIYGEWMYAKHTVYYTDLPHYFLEFDIYDKVKDVFLSTFQRRDILEFMPFMKSVKILFEGPLTRKEQFYDFITHSHFINDHHMECLKSDCEKLGLRYDIAAKETNPSPVMEGLYIKQENEQIVEDRFKFVRADFLTSILDSETHWLDRPIIPNRLAEGVNLFE; encoded by the coding sequence ATGATTACTATAAAAAAATATCCTCGTACACGCCATATTGAGGGATCAAGATTGCAAAAAGGTGACGAAGATCTGAAAAGTGTACCTTTTGAAGAAATAAAGGGCAAGTTTCTGGTTATCGAAGAAAAGATGGATGGTGCAAATGCCGGAATTAGCTTTTCAGAACGTGGCGAACTGTTGTTACAAAGTCGTGGACACTACCTAACCGGAGGTTATCGGGAACGTCATTTTGATTTACTGAAAACCTGGGCAAATACCTATGCTCCACAAATGTGGGATGTAATTGGAGATGAGTATATTATTTATGGTGAATGGATGTATGCTAAACACACAGTATACTATACAGATCTGCCTCATTACTTTCTGGAATTTGATATTTATGATAAGGTAAAAGATGTATTTCTGAGTACGTTCCAACGTCGTGATATACTGGAGTTTATGCCTTTTATGAAATCTGTGAAGATATTGTTTGAAGGTCCTCTGACTCGTAAAGAACAGTTTTACGATTTTATTACACATTCTCATTTTATCAACGACCATCATATGGAATGTTTGAAATCAGATTGTGAAAAGCTGGGGTTACGATATGACATTGCAGCAAAGGAAACCAATCCAAGTCCTGTGATGGAAGGTTTGTATATCAAACAGGAGAACGAGCAGATTGTTGAAGACCGGTTTAAGTTTGTACGAGCCGATTTTCTGACCAGCATTCTGGATTCAGAAACACACTGGCTGGACCGTCCTATTATTCCTAACCGACTGGCAGAAGGTGTTAATCTGTTTGAATGA